In a single window of the Zea mays cultivar B73 chromosome 5, Zm-B73-REFERENCE-NAM-5.0, whole genome shotgun sequence genome:
- the LOC103627746 gene encoding putative laccase-9, whose product MQRQRAKMPAGQLSWPLLLGAVLAFGVAASPAQASRNTHYDFVIKETNVTRLCHEKTILAVNGQFPGPTIYARKDDVVIVNVYNQGSKNITLHWHGVDQPRNPWSDGPEYITQCPIQPGANFTYKIIFTEEEGTLWWHAHSDFDRATVHGAIVIHPKRGTVYPYPKPHREVPIILGEWWNADVEQILLESQRTGGDVDVSDANTINGQPGDFAPCSKADTFKMSVEHGKTYLLRVINAGLTNEMFFAVAGHRLTVVGTDGRYLKPFTVDYIMISPGQTMNMLLEANRATNGSANSRYYMAARPFFTNAGLPFDDKNTTAILEYTDAPPAAGPPDFPELPAINDTAAATAYTAQLRSLVTEEHTIDVPMEVDEHMLVTISVNTLPCGANQTCAGPGGNRLAASLNNVSFVSPTTDILDAYYHSTSGVYDPDFPNKPPFLFNFTAPNPPQEFWLTKRGTKVKVLEYGTVVEVVFQDTAILGAESHPMHLHGFSFYVVGRGFGNFDKDKDPATYNLVDPPYQNTVSVPTGGWAAMRFRAANPGVWFMHCHFDRHTVWGMDTVFIVKNGKTPNAQMMPRPPNMPKC is encoded by the exons ATGCAACGTCAGAGAGCTAAGATGCCGGCAGGCCAGCTGAGCTGGCCGTTACTGCTAGGCGCGGTGTTAGCCTTTGGAGTTGCAGCTAGCCCGGCCCAGGCCTCCAGGAACACTCACTACGACTTCGTT ATAAAGGAGACCAATGTCACCCGGCTCTGCCACGAGAAGACCATCCTGGCCGTGAACGGGCAGTTCCCCGGGCCGACCATCTACGCGCGCAAGGACGACGTGGTCATCGTCAATGTGTACAACCAGGGCAGCAAGAACATCACCCTCCACTGGCACGGCGTGGACCAGCCGCGCAACCCGTGGTCCGACGGCCCGGAGTACATCACGCAGTGCCCCATCCAGCCCGGCGCCAACTTCACCTACAAGATCATCTTCACCGAGGAGGAGGGCACGCTGTGGTGGCACGCGCACAGCGACTTCGACCGCGCCACCGTGCACGGCGCCATCGTCATCCACCCCAAGCGCGGCACCGTCTACCCTTACCCCAAGCCGCACAGGGAGGTGCCCATCATCCTCGGCGAGTGGTGGAACGCGGACGTGGAGCAGATCCTCCTCGAGTCCCAGCGGACCGGTGGCGACGTCGATGTCTCGGACGCCAACACCATCAACGGCCAGCCCGGCGACTTCGCCCCGTGCTCCAAGGCGGACACCTTCAAGATGTCCGTGGAGCACGGCAAGACGTACCTGCTCCGAGTCATCAACGCGGGGCTCACCAACGAGATGTTCTTCGCCGTCGCCGGGCACCGCCTCACCGTGGTCGGCACCGACGGCCGCTACCTCAAGCCGTTCACCGTCGACTACATCATGATCTCCCCTGGACAGACCATGAACATGCTGCTCGAGGCCAACCGCGCCACCAACGGCTCGGCCAACAGCCGCTACTACATGGCCGCGAGGCCCTTCTTCACCAACGCGGGACTcccgttcgacgacaaaaacaccaCGGCCATCCTGGAGTACACGGACGCGCCGCCCGCCGCGGGGCCACCGGACTTCCCCGAGCTGCCGGCCATCAACGACACCGCCGCGGCAACGGCGTACACGGCGCAGCTACGGTCCCTGGTCACCGAGGAGCACACGATCGACGTGCCAATGGAGGTTGACGAGCACATGCTCGTGACGATCTCCGTCAACACGCTCCCCTGCGGTGCCAACCAGACGTGCGCCGGCCCCGGAGGCAACCGCCTCGCGGCGAGCCTGAACAACGTCAGCTTCGTGAGCCCGACgaccgacatcctcgacgcctactACCACTCCACCAGCGGCGTGTACGACCCGGACTTCCCCAACAAGCCGCCCTTCCTCTTCAACTTCACGGCACCCAACCCGCCACAGGAGTTCTGGCTCACGAAGCGGGGCACCAAGGTGAAGGTCCTGGAGTACGGCACCGTCGTGGAGGTGGTGTTCCAGGACACGGCCATCCTCGGCGCCGAGAGCCACCCCATGCACCTGCACGGCTTCAGCTTCTACGTGGTGGGCCGAGGGTTCGGTAACTTCGACAAGGACAAGGACCCGGCCACGTACAACCTGGTCGACCCGCCGTACCAGAACACCGTCTCTGTGCCCACGGGCGGCTGGGCTGCGATGCGTTTCCGCGCGGCAAATCCTG GTGTGTGGTTTATGCATTGCCACTTCGATCGTCACACGGTGTGGGGCATGGACACTGTGTTCATCGTGAAAAATGGCAAGACCCCAAACGCTCAAATGATGCCACGTCCTCCTAACATGCCCAAGTGCTAA